The proteins below come from a single Octopus sinensis linkage group LG10, ASM634580v1, whole genome shotgun sequence genomic window:
- the LOC115216730 gene encoding cholinesterase 2 produces MEGLKYILIISLLKTLVHAEDPIIETTSGKINGSTVVVQNVELDVFLGIPFAKPPVGNLRFRRPEKIERWSGIKETKEHVAACAQHVSDMFDDIPGADLWKIKADIKEDCLYLNIWTPTEARKSRSNLTTMIWIYGGGFTSGSSTMDMYDGRWLAASQNIIVASLNYRVGPFGFLSLNDERAPGNMGLLDQNLAIKWIRDNIASFGGDPDKLTLFGESAGAVSVSMHVISPMSRNLFRNAIIMSGTYNADWAISSKEGNKDRAKEMAAFLKCPTESDKQMLDCFLNADAKNISLGQFHNLNGFFSFPFFPIIDNYFLQAKPNKALQNKAIKKDVLIGFVKNEGSLFLLTSFPQYFPFQGTVPINNSISHKLMKEVIEPLQLNPTQLDSIFYVYGSNIYSSSETEKYRYVLDQVAGDTMFKCPTIEFSREWSNHSNVYMYSFDYRSNVSPRPEWIGSPHGSDIYYVFSRALYTTNSSSEDKEVSELMSSYFANFSKSGNPNNGDCVDCSNEPWSKFTQQSQKYFAIDKKPTMKNKDTSMYSVCDFWSDLLPKLKEPSSPVPSGSQNIWTFQGRILTTFSSIFFSLVLFWNILC; encoded by the exons ATGGAAggtctgaaatatattttaataatttctctaTTAAAAACTCTTGTCCATGCAGAAGACCCGATAATTGAAACTACCAGCGGAAAGATTAATGGATCAACAGTTGTAGTTCAGAATGTTGAGCTTGATGTATTTCTTGGAATACCATTTGCGAAACCTCCTGTTGGTAATCTAAGATTTAGAAGACCTGAAAAAATTGAACGGTGGAGTGGTATAAAAGAAACGAAGGAACATGTTGCGGCGTGTGCACAACATGTTAGTGATATGTTTGATGACATTCCAGGTGCAGATCTGTGGAAAATAAAAGCTGATATAAAAGAAGACTGTCTTTATTTAAACATTTGGACGCCAACAGAAGCGCGGAAGTCCCGTTCAAACTTAACTACGATGATTTGGATATATGGAGGTGGATTTACATCTGGATCAAGCACGATGGACATGTATGATGGAAGATGGTTAGCTGCCAGTCAAAATATTATTGTTGCATCATTGAATTACAGAGTAGGGCCCTTTGGTTTCCTTTCCTTAAATGACGAGCGCGCTCCAGGTAATATGGGACTGCTTGATCAAAACCTCGCTATAAAGTGGATTCGCGATAATATTGCATCATTCGGCGGAGACCCTGATAAACTGACACTATTTGGAGAAAGTGCTGGTGCAGTATCTGTTAGTATGCATGTTATTTCACCAATGTCTCGGAATCTTTTCAGGAATGCTATTATAATGAGTGGGACATATAACGCTGACTGGGCAATTAGCTCAAAAGAGGGAAATAAGGATAGAGCGAAAGAAATGGCTGCTTTCCTGAAATGCCCAACTGAGAGTGATAAGCAGATGCTAGATTGTTTTCTAAATGCCGATGCCAAAAATATATCACTGGGACAATTTCATAATTTAAACGGCTTCTtcagttttccttttttccccaTTATCGATAACTATTTCTTACAGGCGAAGCCAAACAAAGCTCTAcaaaataaagcaattaaaaaagATGTATTAATAGGTTTTGTTAAAAATGAAGGCAGCCTTTTTCTTCTAACGAGTTTCCCCCAATATTTCCCCTTTCAGGGAACTGTTCCAATAAACAATTCTATCTCACATAAATTAATGAAAGAAGTGATTGAACCATTACAACTAAATCCTACGCAGCTTGATTCCATCTTTTATGTTTATGGGTCTAATATCTACTCCTCCTCTGAAACTGAAAAATACAGATACGTACTTGACCAAGTAGCTGGTGATACCATGTTTAAATGTCCTACTATTGAATTTTCCCGGGAATGGAGTAACCATTCCAATGTTTACATGTATTCTTTTGATTATCGATCAAATGTTTCGCCCCGGCCGGAATGGATCGGTTCCCCACACGGAAGTGATATATACTATGTGTTTTCGCGAGCGTTATATACAACGAATTCTTCATCAGAAGATAAGGAAGTATCAGAATTGATGTCAAGTTACTTTGCAAACTTTTCTAAATCAGG taATCCTAATAATGGTGACTGTGTTGACTGCTCCAATGAACCATGGTCGAAATTCACACAACAAAGCCAGAAATATTTTGCGATTGACAAGAAACCAACGATGAAGAATAAGGACACGTCTATGTACAGTGTATGCGATTTTTGGTCAGATCTTCTCCCTAAATTAAAAGAACCTTCTAGTCCAG TACCAAGTGGATCACAGAATATTTGGACTTTTCAAGGAAGAATACTAACCACTTTCagttccattttcttctctttggtGTTGTTCTGGAACATTTTGTGTTGA